In Arachis hypogaea cultivar Tifrunner chromosome 2, arahy.Tifrunner.gnm2.J5K5, whole genome shotgun sequence, a genomic segment contains:
- the LOC112741533 gene encoding gamma-soluble NSF attachment protein, with product MFSVTQRYLDAAPLQLKFGLAASKCNATNSQCKAYLSAIIIYLYTNDYKQAEMCYNDCSQIDAFCKSDQNRCASNLLAAYSDGDIEEIKRIAQSSSISNLDHSMIRLARKLPTGDVSALKGNTARQEDQPLDENDLT from the exons ATGTTTTCTGTAACACAAAGGTATTTGGACGCTGCGCCTCTCCAATTGAAGTTCGGCTTAGCAGCTTCCAAGTGTAATGCTACCAATAGCCAGTGCAAG GCATATCTCAGTGCAATTATTATCTACCTTTATACTAATGACTACAAGCAAGCAGAGATGTGTTATAATGACTGCTCTCA GATTGATGCTTTTTGCAAAAGTGACCAGAATCGCTGTGCTAGCAATCTCCTTGCTGCATACTCAGATGGAGACATTGAAGAAATCAAACGTATCGCCCAATCGAGCAGCATTTCAAATCTTGACCACTCG ATGATTAGGCTAGCAAGGAAACTGCCAACAGGAGATGTGAGTGCATTGAAGGGTAACACTGCCAGACAGGAAGACCAGCCTCTAGATGAAAATGACCTCACTTAA
- the LOC112723048 gene encoding LOW QUALITY PROTEIN: pentatricopeptide repeat-containing protein At3g18020 (The sequence of the model RefSeq protein was modified relative to this genomic sequence to represent the inferred CDS: inserted 3 bases in 3 codons), giving the protein MQCNHAPPPFSSIVNPNLLRSPLSSILNHHPQPHHSTWTTPPPTTTFHNRNLAAIIHSLCDAHRFDEAHNXLLPFLSSGFLPDYRTSNVLLSRLLPSRTAHRTWACALSLIHANHGFVPXIVTYHRLMDHFCRFGQPQQAHILFFDMKGRGHCPNVVSYTTLINGYCLIGGIGDAXKVFDEMLDSGIAANSLTYSVLVGGFLRMRDIEGAKGMMCQLWEKMRVEREASMKMAAFANLVDSLCRGGFFNELFRIAEEFALGGSLCEEVAYGQMIDSLCKVGRYHAAARIVYIMRKRGLVPSVACYNYIIHGLSKDGDCMRAYQLLEEAEFGFLLSEHTYKVLVEALCQVLDVDKARKVLEHMLSREGVDKTRIYNIYLRALCIVNNPTELLNVLVLMLQSQCHADVITLNTVINGFCKVGRIDEALTVLQDMLSGLKREAY; this is encoded by the exons ATGCAATGCAATCACGCACCACCACCTTTCTCATCCATAGTAAATCCAAACCTTCTTCGTTCTCCCCTCTCTTCCATTCTCAACCACCATCCACAACCACACCATTCAACATGGACaacaccaccacccaccaccaccTTCCACAACCGCAACCTTGCCGCCATCATCCACTCCCTCTGTGACGCCCACCGTTTCGATGAAGCCCACA ATCTTCTCCCCTTCCTCTCCTCCGGCTTCCTCCCTGACTACCGCACCTCCAACGTTCTCCTCTCCCGCCTCCTCCCCTCTCGAACCGCGCACCGAACTTGGGCTTGTGCCCTTTCTTTGATCCATGCTAACCACGGCTTTGTTC CCATTGTCACCTATCACCGCTTAATGGATCACTTTTGCAGGTTCGGTCAACCCCAACAAGCACACATACTGTTCTTCGACATGAAGGGTAGAGGGCATTGCCCCAATGTGGTTTCTTATACTACTCTCATTAATGGGTACTGCTTAATTGGTGGAATTGGTGATG gcaaggtgtttgatgaaatgcttgatagTGGTATTGCGGCAAATTCTTTGACTTATAGTGTTTTAGTCGGCGGGTTTCTTAGGATGAGGGATATAGAAGGAGCAAAGGGAATGATGTGCCAGTTATGGGAGAAGATGAGGGTTGAAAGGGAGGCTTCGATGAAGATGGCAGCCTTTGCGAATCTGGTTGATTCTCTGTGTAGGGGAGGGTTCTTCAATGAATTGTTTAGGATAGCCGAGGAGTTTGCATTAGGGGGCAGTTTGTGTGAGGAGGTTGCATATGGACAGATGATAGATTCACTCTGCAAGGTTGGGAGGTATCATGCGGCTGCTAGGATTGTGTATATAATGAGGAAGAGAGGATTAGTTCCGAGTGTAGcatgttataattatattatacatGGGCTTAGCAAGGATGGTGATTGTATGAGAGCTTATCAGTTATTAGAGGAAGCTGAATTCGGATTCTTGCTTTCTGAGCATACCTACAAGGTGTTGGTGGAAGCTCTTTGCCAAGTGCTGGATGTGGACAAGGCAAGGAAAGTTCTTGAGCACATGCTAAGTAGGGAAGGCGTCGACAAGACTAGGATTTACAACATCTATTTAAGAGCTCTTTGTATTGTGAATAATCCAACAGAACTCTTGAATGTGCTTGTGCTCATGCTTCAAAGCCAGTGTCATGCAGATGTGATCACACTTAACACAGTTATCAATGGATTTTGCAAGGTGGGGAGGATTGATGAAGCTCTAACGGTATTACAGGACATGTTGAGTG GTTTGAAAAGGGAGGCTTACTAG
- the LOC112741557 gene encoding serine/threonine-protein kinase BSK3-like → MGIQFSSLVPCCVNSQVKASVIEVPHTGNEDRSEVDNGLAFREYTFEQLKNATSGFSVQNIVSEHGEKAPNVVYKGKLENQMRIAVKRFNRNAWPDSRQFLEEARSVGQLRHQRLENLLGCCCEGEERLLVAEYMPNETLAKHLFHWETQPMKWPMRLRVVLHLAKALEYCTSKGRTLYHDLNAYRVLFDEDGNPRLSTFGLMKNSRDGKSYSTNLAFTPPEYLRTGRVTPKSVIYSFGTLLLDILSGKHIPPSHALDLIRDRNLQMLTDSCLEGQFSDDDGTELVRWASRCLQYEPRERPNPKSLVAALAPLQKETEVPSHELMGIPHGSTLALLSPLGEACSRKDLTAIHEVLEKLGYKDDEGIANELSFQMWTDQMQDMLNCKKKGDAAFRQKDFRLAIEFYTQFIDAGTMVSPTVHAHRSLCYLMSEMPQEALGDAMQVQVISPLWHIASYLQYVLLGELGMEHEAQVALKEGTTLEAKRSGQK, encoded by the exons ATGGGGATTCAGTTCTCCAGCCTCGTGCCGTGCTGCGTAAATTCACAAGTTAAGGCATCTGTTATTGAAGTTCCGCATACTG GAAATGAAGATAGAAGTGAAGTCGATAATGGGCTTGCATTTCGCGAATATACATTTGAGCAACTTAAGAATGCGACATCCGGTTTCTCTGTTCAGAATATAGTATCTGAACATGGAGAGAAGGCTCCAAATGTTGTGTATAAAGGGAAGTTGGAGAATCAAATGAGGATTGCTGTTAAGAGGTTCAATAGGAATGCTTGGCCCGATTCTCGGCAGTTTTTG GAGGAAGCTAGATCTGTTGGCCAGCTTCGTCACCAAAGATTAGAGAATTtacttggttgttgttgtgaagGCGAAGAGAGGTTGCTTGTAGCCGAATACATGCCCAACGAAACACTCGCAAAACACCTTTTCCATT GGGAAACTCAACCGATGAAATGGCCAATGCGACTGAGAGTTGTTCTACATCTTGCAAAAGCTCTGGAATACTGCACGAGCAAAGGACGTACGCTCTATCATGACCTTAATGCATATAGAGTTCTATTTGACGAG GATGGTAATCCTAGGCTTTCAACTTTTGGCCTTATGAAGAATAGTAGGGATGGGAAAAGTTATAGCACGAATTTAGCATTTACCCCTCCTGAGTATCTCAGAACTG GTAGAGTAACACCAAAAAGTGTAATATATAGCTTTGGAACTCTTTTGCTTGACATTCTGAGTGGGAAGCATATCCCTCCAAGTCAT GCTCTTGATTTGATTCGAGACAGAAATCTTCAGATGCTGACGGATTCTTGCTTGGAAGGACAGTTTTCTGATGATGATGGAACCGAGTTGGTGCGCTGGGCATCTCGATGTTTACAGTATGAACCAAGAGAGAGGCCTAATCCGAAGTCATTAGTGGCTGCTTTGGCCCCTCTTCAGAAAGAGACAGAG gtTCCTTCACATGAATTGATGGGTATTCCGCATGGTTCTACTTTAGCTTTATTGTCTCCGCTCGGTGAAGCTTGTTCAAGAAAGGACCTGACTGCCATTCATGAAGTTTTGGAAAAACTTGGCTATAAAGATGATGAGGGAATTGCAAATGAG TTATCTTTCCAGATGTGGACTGATCAAATGCAGGACATGCTAAATTGTAAGAAAAAAGGCGATGCGGCTTTCCGGCAGAAAGATTTTAGACTTGCAATTGAGTTCTATACACAG TTCATTGATGCCGGAACAATGGTTTCTCCAACGGTACATGCGCATCGCAGTTTGTGTTATCTCATGAGCGAAATGCCGCAGGAAGCACTAGGCGATGCAATGCAAGTGCAAGTGATTTCCCCTTTGTGGCACATTGCATCTTATCTTCAGTATGTTTTATTGGGTGAACTTGGAATGGAGCATGAAGCACAAGTAGCACTCAAAGAGGGAACAACATTGGAAGCCAAAAGGAGTGGACAAAAATGA